A stretch of the Actinoalloteichus fjordicus genome encodes the following:
- a CDS encoding PspC domain-containing protein — translation MTEHRLVTDAKSRLRRIRRSRQDRMLAGVSGGLGTALGVDPALVRIGFVVLSIIGLGLGVAAYAVCWLIIPEEDY, via the coding sequence ATGACAGAACACAGACTGGTCACCGACGCGAAGTCCCGGCTTCGAAGAATCCGTCGTAGCAGGCAGGATCGGATGCTCGCAGGCGTGAGCGGCGGCCTCGGCACGGCCCTCGGCGTCGACCCGGCGCTGGTCCGCATCGGCTTCGTCGTGCTCAGCATCATCGGCCTCGGCCTCGGCGTGGCCGCCTACGCCGTCTGCTGGCTGATCATCCCGGAGGAGGACTACTGA
- a CDS encoding carboxypeptidase regulatory-like domain-containing protein, giving the protein MSPTGYGSGHPPGGEDPVDSFYQGDVLLAELGQLLDYTEPVPAGLIERAQFAIELDNLDVEVGRWVRPKALAGVRGEEPSTMTFTVGDLTLMLTLAPSGSGHRFDGWLVPGGPHIVEVRVAGYESSRIAADEGGRFALDIVPKGTTQILVHLSTVEGRPGRTIATPSIVL; this is encoded by the coding sequence ATGAGTCCGACCGGGTACGGCTCCGGGCACCCCCCGGGCGGCGAAGATCCAGTTGACTCGTTTTATCAAGGAGACGTACTGCTGGCCGAGCTGGGCCAACTCTTGGACTACACCGAACCAGTGCCTGCAGGTCTGATCGAGCGGGCACAGTTCGCCATCGAACTGGATAACCTTGACGTGGAGGTCGGCCGTTGGGTCCGCCCTAAGGCGCTTGCTGGGGTGCGCGGTGAGGAGCCCAGCACGATGACCTTCACGGTCGGCGACCTCACACTGATGTTGACGCTTGCCCCCAGCGGTTCAGGTCATCGCTTCGACGGCTGGCTCGTGCCCGGCGGTCCACACATCGTGGAGGTGCGCGTCGCCGGGTACGAGTCCAGCAGGATCGCAGCCGACGAAGGGGGCCGGTTCGCCCTCGACATAGTGCCGAAAGGAACGACTCAGATCCTGGTCCATCTGAGTACGGTCGAGGGCAGGCCCGGCCGAACCATCGCTACTCCCAGCATCGTCTTGTGA
- a CDS encoding family 20 glycosylhydrolase yields MPGARRVSRVHGSWWSGPGAARRRADSPPRRAFDVVLCPEMRWYLDQRQSTDEREPIPERWVHTLADVYRYEPLPAGLPMADAVRILGAPARIWSEMSGRSASSRLRGVPEPGRSGRGGVERSGPGRAGVPDAAGTRSAAEPGRRGRGAATAGRTAFAADSPCDRGSAAGAHLGGGPRLRQRGGPHQ; encoded by the coding sequence ATGCCGGGCGCTCGACGAGTCAGTCGAGTTCATGGTTCATGGTGGTCGGGTCCTGGCGCGGCGAGGAGGCGGGCAGACTCGCCGCCGAGGCGGGCTTTCGACGTGGTGCTGTGCCCGGAGATGCGGTGGTACCTCGATCAACGGCAGTCGACGGACGAGCGGGAGCCGATTCCGGAGCGATGGGTGCACACCCTCGCGGACGTCTATCGCTACGAGCCGCTGCCCGCAGGACTGCCGATGGCCGATGCCGTCCGGATTCTCGGTGCACCGGCCCGGATCTGGTCGGAGATGTCTGGACGGTCCGCGTCGAGTCGACTACGCGGCGTTCCCGAGCCCGGCCGCAGCGGCCGAGGCGGTGTGGAGCGCAGCGGACCGGGACGGGCCGGAGTTCCTGATGCGGCGGGAACGAGATCGGCTGCCGAGCCAGGCCGCCGTGGGCGTGGAGCAGCGACCGCTGGACGGACCGCTTTCGCGGCGGACTCGCCCTGTGATCGTGGGTCTGCCGCGGGCGCGCACCTCGGCGGCGGGCCGAGACTCCGGCAGCGAGGCGGGCCGCATCAGTAG
- a CDS encoding CapA family protein: MVATMAAGCVGSPVVATPTRPVGEAPGESAQESTSDAGPQDSFSLVATGDVLIHPPLTEQAELDGAESGGGRDFAPLFAGLEPLLSAADVGLCHLEVPLAAPEGPFLGWPLFSAPPEVADGLAAAGYDVCTTASNHTVDQGEEGVVRTLDRLDEVGIDQTGAARTEEEATTPLVRDVDGVQVGHVSHTFGFNTGTSLPPDKPWMSNLLDADEILAGARAAEEAGADVVVASLHWGVEYQHEPSESQIELAEQLAGDPAIDLIIGHHAHVVQPFEKIGDTWVAYGLGNSVARHAEPRGITEEGVAAHFTFERTPEDDWAVAEASFVPTLVDLGPPVRLVDLTTAEPSPAYDAAATRIEEIVLSRGAAEDGLVRHDG; encoded by the coding sequence ATGGTGGCGACGATGGCGGCCGGGTGCGTCGGGAGCCCGGTCGTGGCCACGCCGACGCGACCTGTGGGCGAGGCGCCCGGCGAGTCGGCACAGGAGTCGACATCGGACGCCGGGCCGCAGGACTCCTTCTCTCTGGTCGCGACCGGAGACGTCCTGATCCACCCCCCACTCACCGAACAGGCCGAGCTGGACGGTGCCGAGTCGGGCGGTGGACGGGACTTCGCCCCGTTGTTCGCCGGACTCGAACCGCTGCTGTCCGCCGCCGACGTGGGGTTATGTCACCTGGAGGTGCCGCTCGCGGCTCCAGAGGGCCCGTTCTTGGGCTGGCCGTTGTTCAGCGCGCCGCCCGAGGTCGCCGACGGCCTCGCCGCAGCGGGTTACGACGTCTGCACCACGGCGTCCAATCACACGGTGGATCAGGGGGAGGAGGGCGTCGTGCGCACCCTGGACCGGCTCGACGAGGTCGGCATCGATCAGACGGGCGCGGCCAGAACCGAGGAGGAGGCGACGACTCCGCTGGTCCGGGACGTCGACGGCGTGCAGGTCGGTCACGTGTCGCACACCTTCGGCTTCAACACCGGCACGAGCCTGCCGCCGGACAAGCCGTGGATGTCGAACCTGCTGGACGCCGACGAGATCCTGGCGGGCGCGCGGGCCGCCGAGGAGGCGGGCGCGGACGTGGTCGTCGCCAGCCTGCACTGGGGCGTGGAGTACCAGCACGAGCCGAGCGAGTCCCAGATCGAACTCGCCGAGCAGCTGGCGGGCGACCCGGCGATCGACCTGATCATCGGGCACCACGCCCACGTGGTGCAGCCCTTCGAGAAGATCGGGGACACCTGGGTCGCCTACGGGCTCGGCAACAGCGTGGCCCGGCATGCCGAGCCACGCGGCATCACCGAGGAGGGTGTGGCCGCCCACTTCACGTTCGAGCGGACTCCCGAGGACGACTGGGCCGTCGCGGAGGCGTCCTTCGTCCCGACGCTGGTCGATCTCGGACCGCCCGTCCGGCTGGTGGATCTCACCACCGCCGAGCCG
- a CDS encoding RNA polymerase sigma factor, translated as MNHTRAGQSELSWHELDGYERHEACLIAARAGDRDALNALVTDLTPLVWRVARARGLSTPVAEDVVQTVWLLLLRSLHSLEDPRALAAWLITTTRREAIRSLRGDRDPSLPADVLDDLPTQHHLPEPEALRHDRDRQLWAAFHRLSARCQEVLSLTVLAGRVEYQGVADALQIPRGSVGPTRGRCLTQLRSLLTVEGGSP; from the coding sequence GTGAACCACACGCGGGCGGGCCAGTCAGAGCTGTCCTGGCATGAACTCGACGGCTATGAACGGCATGAGGCCTGTCTGATCGCGGCACGCGCGGGCGACCGCGATGCGCTGAATGCGCTGGTCACCGATCTGACCCCGTTGGTCTGGCGCGTCGCCAGGGCACGGGGTCTCAGTACTCCGGTGGCGGAAGACGTGGTGCAGACGGTCTGGCTGCTGCTACTCCGCAGCCTGCACTCGCTGGAAGACCCACGAGCGTTGGCAGCCTGGCTGATCACGACGACCCGGCGGGAAGCCATCCGATCCCTCCGTGGCGACCGAGACCCTTCATTGCCTGCCGACGTACTCGACGACCTACCCACGCAGCACCACCTGCCAGAGCCTGAGGCGCTGCGTCACGATCGTGATCGACAGCTCTGGGCGGCCTTTCATCGGCTGTCTGCGCGCTGCCAAGAGGTGCTGAGCCTGACGGTGTTGGCAGGCCGCGTGGAGTACCAGGGCGTCGCGGACGCACTGCAGATACCTCGAGGAAGTGTGGGACCGACGAGAGGCCGCTGTCTGACGCAGTTGCGGTCTCTGCTCACTGTGGAAGGAGGCTCACCATGA
- a CDS encoding copper homeostasis protein CutC — MADGLLEVIALDAVDAEAAQAGGADRLELVANMAADGLTPDVATVRSVLAATDLPARVMLRDAAGFLPHDLDGLRRSAGELRDAGVEEFVLGFLTVHGRVDEAACLTLLAELDGCRWTFHRAVDNATDRRAAWAQAEALGCDAVLTAGGPAGVERDWPELIDFVDALAPADELLLVGGGLRAAHVARLRERGVRRFHVGGAVRRDWHSPIEADAVRRWVELVHQ; from the coding sequence GTGGCCGATGGACTGCTGGAGGTCATCGCGCTCGACGCGGTGGACGCGGAGGCTGCGCAGGCCGGGGGAGCCGACCGGCTGGAACTCGTCGCGAACATGGCGGCGGACGGGCTGACCCCCGACGTCGCCACGGTGCGCAGCGTGCTGGCCGCCACCGATCTGCCCGCGCGCGTGATGCTTCGGGACGCGGCAGGCTTCCTCCCGCACGACCTGGACGGGCTGCGTCGTTCGGCGGGTGAGCTGCGAGACGCGGGCGTGGAGGAGTTCGTGCTGGGCTTCCTCACGGTGCACGGCCGAGTGGACGAGGCCGCCTGTCTGACTCTGCTGGCCGAGCTGGACGGCTGCCGCTGGACCTTTCATCGCGCGGTGGACAACGCGACGGACCGGCGGGCCGCGTGGGCCCAGGCCGAGGCGCTCGGCTGCGACGCGGTGCTCACCGCAGGCGGCCCTGCCGGGGTCGAGCGGGACTGGCCGGAGCTGATCGACTTCGTCGACGCCTTGGCTCCCGCCGACGAGCTGCTGCTGGTGGGCGGCGGCCTGCGCGCCGCCCACGTCGCGCGGCTGCGGGAGCGAGGCGTCCGCCGCTTCCACGTCGGCGGTGCCGTCCGCCGGGACTGGCACTCGCCGATCGAGGCCGATGCCGTGCGTCGCTGGGTGGAGCTGGTGCACCAGTGA